A single window of Granulicella mallensis MP5ACTX8 DNA harbors:
- a CDS encoding alpha-galactosidase, with protein sequence MMRNFAWLCRAVVLLGISVVATSQAQTKAAPALIGFDPSTKVFRINAADTTLVMGINESGQVQTLYWGEHLSAKDHFAVAKAMPGASSFDLPVTTTPQEFVAWGGGLFVEPDLKITFPDGNRDLVLKYVSHTIDANRLSIVMKDISREVYVTLQYEADAETGILRRSAVVENRTEAPFTIEQIAAGTWNLPRGTDYRLRYLTGRWAGEWSLQEQPVNPGKVVLESRRGTTGAQNNPWFAIDRSGSADQDEGGVWFGALGWSGSWQISVEQDALQQVRITGGPNAFDFGYLLKKGERFQTPCFYGGYSAHGIGGASRLLHRFEVNSLLPHHPDSKLRPVLYNSWEATGFDVDEAGQMSLAEKAAKIGVERFVMDDGWFGQRKNDHAGLGDWYVNPQKFPHGLKPLIDKVHSLKMDFGLWVEPEMVNPDSDLYRKHPDWVLEFPGRPHTEARHQLVLNLARPDVRAYVYGFLDKLLKENDISFLKWDYNRNWSEPGWPAVPQEQEKNVYIDFIRNYYSILDELRHEHPKVEIESCSGGGSRVDLGVMQYTDEVWPSDNTDAYDRLLIQNGFTYAYTPATMMAWVTDSPNWVNNRALSLEYRFLSSMQGSLGIGANLNQWKPEDFATARQMVERYKSIRETVQRGALYRLLTPEHNSEQSITETVSRDGDQAVVFAFLHSSQENYPFPRIFLRGLDEGATYSISAFAGKLAEGTPTQASGSYWEHHGIDVDLHGDFQAMAFTLKRSR encoded by the coding sequence ATGATGAGAAATTTTGCATGGTTATGCCGTGCAGTTGTTTTGTTGGGTATCTCCGTTGTTGCAACGTCCCAGGCTCAAACGAAGGCAGCGCCGGCGCTTATCGGGTTTGATCCTTCCACGAAGGTCTTTCGTATCAATGCGGCCGACACGACTCTTGTGATGGGGATCAACGAGAGCGGCCAGGTGCAAACCCTGTATTGGGGTGAGCACCTCTCGGCAAAGGACCACTTTGCTGTAGCAAAAGCAATGCCAGGTGCTTCATCCTTTGATCTGCCAGTGACGACCACGCCGCAAGAGTTTGTGGCGTGGGGTGGAGGCTTATTTGTCGAACCTGATCTGAAGATCACATTTCCGGATGGCAATCGGGATCTTGTGCTGAAGTACGTTTCGCATACGATCGATGCCAACAGGCTTTCAATCGTGATGAAAGACATCTCGCGTGAGGTGTATGTCACGCTTCAGTATGAAGCCGATGCGGAGACCGGCATCCTGCGGCGCTCTGCCGTTGTAGAGAACCGCACGGAAGCGCCCTTCACGATCGAGCAGATAGCGGCAGGGACATGGAACCTGCCGCGTGGAACAGACTATCGTCTGCGCTATCTGACTGGCCGCTGGGCTGGTGAGTGGAGCCTGCAGGAACAGCCCGTGAATCCGGGCAAGGTAGTTCTAGAGAGTCGGCGCGGCACTACTGGCGCGCAGAACAACCCATGGTTTGCCATCGATCGCAGTGGAAGTGCGGATCAGGATGAGGGTGGTGTCTGGTTCGGCGCACTGGGCTGGAGCGGGTCGTGGCAGATCTCTGTAGAGCAGGATGCCTTGCAGCAGGTCCGCATCACGGGCGGACCGAATGCCTTTGACTTCGGCTATCTCCTCAAGAAAGGCGAGCGCTTTCAGACACCCTGTTTTTATGGTGGCTATTCGGCGCATGGCATAGGCGGAGCCTCGCGTTTGCTGCATCGCTTTGAGGTGAATTCACTCCTGCCGCATCATCCCGATTCTAAGCTGAGGCCTGTGCTCTATAACTCATGGGAGGCGACAGGGTTTGACGTAGATGAAGCAGGGCAGATGTCTCTTGCAGAGAAGGCAGCGAAGATCGGTGTCGAACGCTTTGTCATGGATGACGGCTGGTTTGGTCAGCGTAAGAACGATCATGCGGGTTTAGGCGACTGGTATGTCAACCCACAAAAGTTTCCGCACGGATTGAAACCGCTGATCGATAAAGTCCACTCCCTGAAGATGGACTTCGGTCTTTGGGTTGAGCCCGAGATGGTGAACCCCGATAGCGATCTCTATCGCAAACACCCGGATTGGGTACTTGAATTTCCCGGGCGTCCCCATACAGAGGCACGTCACCAACTGGTGTTGAATCTTGCGCGGCCTGATGTGCGCGCTTATGTGTATGGATTCCTCGATAAGTTACTTAAGGAAAACGATATTTCTTTTCTCAAATGGGATTACAACCGTAACTGGTCCGAACCTGGCTGGCCTGCGGTCCCTCAAGAACAAGAGAAGAATGTTTATATCGATTTTATTCGCAACTATTATTCGATCCTCGATGAACTAAGGCACGAACATCCGAAGGTAGAGATTGAGTCCTGTTCCGGTGGTGGCAGTCGGGTGGATCTGGGAGTGATGCAATATACCGATGAGGTGTGGCCTTCAGATAATACGGATGCCTATGACCGGCTGCTGATCCAGAACGGTTTTACTTACGCCTACACTCCCGCAACGATGATGGCGTGGGTTACAGATTCGCCGAACTGGGTCAACAACCGTGCGCTTTCGCTGGAATATCGTTTCCTGTCCTCGATGCAGGGTTCGCTTGGGATTGGGGCGAACCTGAACCAGTGGAAGCCGGAAGATTTCGCTACAGCCAGGCAGATGGTGGAACGATATAAATCTATTCGCGAAACGGTGCAGAGAGGCGCGCTCTATCGCCTTCTGACTCCTGAGCATAATAGCGAGCAGTCTATAACGGAGACGGTCTCGCGCGATGGAGATCAGGCGGTAGTCTTCGCTTTTCTTCACTCCAGCCAGGAGAACTATCCGTTTCCTCGAATCTTCCTGCGTGGTCTGGATGAGGGAGCGACTTATAGCATCAGCGCCTTTGCAGGCAAATTAGCGGAGGGAACTCCAACGCAGGCCAGTGGTTCGTACTGGGAACACCACGGTATCGATGTGGATCTGCATGGAGATTTTCAGGCGATGGCCTTCACGCTGAAGCGTAGTCGCTAG